One segment of Pelotomaculum isophthalicicum JI DNA contains the following:
- the pyrH gene encoding UMP kinase has product MVSPKYWRIVLKLSGEALAGSLGYGIDPDVVNTIARQVKDVMECRVQLAVVVGGGNIWRGIAGSAKGMDRATADYMGMLATVMNSLALHDALQKHGVDTRTQTAIEMRAVAEPYIRRRAIRHMEKGRVVIFAAGTGNPYFSTDTTAALRAAEIEAQVILMAKQVDGVYDSDPLKNPNAKRFKELSYIEMINRGLGVMDSTAASLCMDNKIPLIVFDLNKEGNIKKAIFGEKIGTYIGGEFNGERNNQ; this is encoded by the coding sequence ATGGTTTCTCCGAAATACTGGCGTATTGTTTTAAAGCTAAGCGGGGAAGCGCTGGCCGGTTCTTTGGGATATGGCATAGATCCTGATGTGGTTAACACTATCGCCAGACAGGTCAAAGATGTAATGGAATGCAGGGTGCAGTTGGCGGTTGTGGTTGGGGGAGGAAATATCTGGCGTGGGATTGCCGGAAGCGCCAAGGGCATGGACCGGGCGACGGCTGATTACATGGGAATGCTGGCCACGGTGATGAATTCACTTGCCTTACATGATGCGCTGCAAAAGCATGGGGTGGATACACGCACGCAAACCGCTATTGAAATGAGGGCGGTAGCCGAGCCCTATATCAGGCGGCGCGCAATAAGGCATATGGAGAAAGGCAGAGTGGTGATTTTTGCCGCCGGTACTGGTAACCCATATTTTTCCACTGACACGACCGCGGCCTTGCGGGCGGCTGAAATTGAGGCGCAAGTTATTTTAATGGCAAAACAAGTGGATGGCGTTTATGATTCTGACCCGTTGAAAAATCCAAACGCAAAAAGATTCAAAGAGCTAAGCTATATAGAAATGATCAACCGCGGACTGGGTGTTATGGATTCTACTGCTGCTTCGCTATGCATGGATAACAAGATACCGTTAATTGTTTTTGATTTAAACAAGGAAGGTAATATTAAAAAAGCGATCTTTGGAGAAAAAATCGGAACTTATATCGGGGGTGAGTTTAATGGCGAAAGAAATAATCAGTGA
- the frr gene encoding ribosome recycling factor, translated as MAKEIISESESNMKKTVEVVKKEFASLRAGRATPALLDKITVNYYGTPTPINQLANISVPEARLLVIQPWDKNSLPEIERAIMKSDLGIPPASDGAVIRLAIPQLTQERRADLMKVIKKKAEEGRVAVRNIRRDTNEQLKASQKEGKLSEDELKRSQDEVQKITDRFVKEIDALLSTKEQEIMQV; from the coding sequence ATGGCGAAAGAAATAATCAGTGAATCTGAAAGCAATATGAAGAAAACCGTTGAGGTAGTGAAAAAAGAGTTTGCCTCTTTGCGGGCAGGCCGGGCCACTCCGGCGCTATTGGACAAGATCACAGTCAACTACTACGGTACACCGACGCCTATCAACCAACTCGCTAATATTTCAGTGCCCGAAGCCAGACTCCTGGTTATTCAACCATGGGATAAAAATTCTTTGCCGGAAATTGAACGGGCCATTATGAAATCCGATCTAGGTATTCCGCCTGCCAGTGACGGTGCGGTAATAAGGCTTGCCATACCGCAGCTAACTCAGGAAAGACGGGCTGATTTGATGAAGGTCATTAAGAAGAAAGCGGAAGAAGGCCGGGTGGCAGTGCGTAATATTCGCCGCGATACCAATGAGCAGCTTAAAGCTTCTCAAAAAGAGGGCAAGTTGTCTGAAGATGAATTAAAGCGCAGCCAGGATGAAGTCCAGAAAATAACCGACCGTTTTGTTAAAGAAATCGATGCGCTTTTATCAACAAAAGAACAGGAGATAATGCAGGTTTAG
- a CDS encoding DUF362 domain-containing protein has translation MAYKITDECVGCGTCLDSCPNEAIIEADDVCKIDLEKCQDCGVCIDSCPTGAIIEE, from the coding sequence GTGGCCTACAAGATAACTGACGAATGTGTGGGATGTGGTACTTGTTTAGACTCTTGCCCGAATGAAGCAATTATCGAAGCAGATGATGTCTGTAAGATTGATCTTGAAAAGTGTCAGGATTGTGGTGTCTGCATAGATTCCTGTCCTACGGGAGCTATTATTGAAGAGTAA
- a CDS encoding isoprenyl transferase, whose amino-acid sequence MFNRIINFWRKKESDESGPGVQEMLDMIDKKRLPKHIAIIMDGNGRWAQRQGLLRAIGHRAGMESLRDIVKLCCELDIQVLTVYAFSTENWKRPQEEVVVLMDLLVEYLNKEMRELNEEGVRINPIGRLDELPQPARDALADAVKLTRDNNRLILNIALNYGGRTEIIDAIRAIVTDIEKGCYKASQIDANLISEHLYTAGQPEPDLLIRPSGDYRISNFLLWQLAYTEFWFTSTLWPEFRRYHLLRALVEYQRRERRFGGLKSKS is encoded by the coding sequence ATGTTTAATAGAATTATCAACTTCTGGCGTAAAAAAGAGTCTGATGAATCAGGGCCGGGAGTACAGGAAATGTTAGATATGATTGACAAAAAAAGATTGCCTAAGCATATTGCCATAATCATGGATGGCAACGGACGTTGGGCGCAAAGGCAGGGGTTGCTGCGGGCTATCGGTCACAGAGCGGGAATGGAATCTCTCAGGGATATAGTTAAGTTGTGCTGCGAACTGGATATTCAAGTGTTAACCGTATATGCCTTTTCTACTGAAAACTGGAAGAGGCCCCAGGAAGAAGTAGTTGTTCTGATGGACTTGCTGGTCGAGTATCTCAATAAAGAAATGCGTGAACTTAATGAAGAAGGAGTACGCATTAACCCGATCGGCAGGTTGGATGAATTGCCGCAACCGGCTAGGGATGCCCTGGCTGATGCGGTTAAATTGACCCGTGACAATAACCGGCTTATATTAAATATAGCCTTAAACTACGGAGGACGTACGGAAATAATTGACGCCATACGGGCAATCGTTACAGATATAGAAAAGGGTTGTTATAAAGCCAGTCAAATTGATGCTAATTTGATTTCAGAACACTTGTATACTGCCGGTCAGCCCGAACCGGATCTATTAATCCGGCCTTCCGGTGATTACCGGATAAGCAACTTTTTACTATGGCAGCTGGCCTATACTGAATTTTGGTTTACTTCCACATTATGGCCCGAATTCCGGCGCTATCACTTGTTGCGCGCTCTGGTTGAATACCAGCGGCGGGAGCGCCGTTTTGGCGGGTTAAAATCAAAAAGTTAA
- a CDS encoding phosphatidate cytidylyltransferase — translation MLLQRIISALVGAPLIILAVYHAGLPLLLLTGIIVFLGLREISEMLSRLGIKPSFWLAQAGGLILLGGAYLYHDGYPGPTITIILFLQLIATVAFYPRYSLLDIAGTLMGTLYVGLMCYFYLLRTLPDGWIWLVFMFAGTWACDTVAFFVGKAFGKRRIAPVLSPKKTLEGAAGGLLGSVIISYLFAIIYPFLPLPKLLLLGCMLGVAAEVGDLLESAFKRQAGLKDSSTLIPGHGGILDRFDSALFTAPLVYYYVRLFIIG, via the coding sequence GTGCTCCTGCAAAGAATAATTAGCGCCTTGGTGGGTGCGCCCCTGATTATCCTGGCTGTTTATCATGCAGGCTTACCATTGTTACTGTTAACTGGAATAATCGTTTTTCTCGGGTTGAGAGAAATATCGGAAATGCTGTCCAGATTGGGGATAAAACCGTCTTTCTGGCTAGCCCAGGCTGGAGGTTTAATTTTACTTGGCGGGGCATATCTATATCATGATGGATATCCTGGACCTACCATCACTATCATTTTATTCCTGCAACTAATTGCAACAGTGGCTTTTTATCCGCGTTATTCATTGTTAGACATCGCTGGTACCCTTATGGGTACGCTTTATGTAGGCTTAATGTGTTACTTTTATCTTTTAAGAACCCTTCCTGACGGGTGGATTTGGCTTGTTTTTATGTTTGCTGGTACGTGGGCCTGTGATACTGTCGCCTTTTTTGTCGGGAAAGCTTTCGGTAAAAGAAGAATCGCTCCGGTGTTGAGCCCGAAGAAAACTCTGGAAGGAGCCGCCGGAGGTCTTTTAGGAAGTGTCATTATATCTTATTTGTTTGCAATCATTTATCCATTTTTACCTTTACCCAAATTGTTATTGTTAGGGTGTATGCTGGGAGTTGCCGCTGAAGTGGGTGACTTGCTTGAGTCAGCTTTTAAGAGACAGGCCGGTCTTAAAGATTCCAGCACTTTAATTCCGGGGCATGGCGGTATACTTGACCGTTTTGACAGCGCCTTGTTTACCGCTCCCCTTGTTTATTATTACGTGCGGCTCTTTATTATCGGTTAA
- the ytvI gene encoding sporulation integral membrane protein YtvI has product MPRKLVLLIYAVITLLIVLAAVKYILPVLVPFIIALVFSFLMEPIIGALQRKVKLPRGVSTIIAMIIVFGGIGVIFTVVILKLVAELVQLSVSLPGIATELRVYFQDLIEKATTFYVNLPPYVTSSLEQNINSLTANLQGFISRAVNSILQFISLVPGTLTVMVVSGLATYFLARDRHLIVQLLLRFIPEPWGEKAVNVMREISTAFLGYLRAQAILISITTVISITGLYIIGAKYALTMGLLIGFFDLIPVLGPATIYLPWLVWSFAAGDTGFGIKLAVLYGIVLLVRQIFETKIVSASLGLHPLATLVAMYAGLKLMGVLGLILGPILLIGIQATIKSDILNIKIK; this is encoded by the coding sequence ATGCCAAGGAAACTGGTCTTGTTAATTTACGCGGTTATAACTTTGTTAATTGTTCTGGCTGCTGTCAAGTATATATTACCGGTGCTGGTGCCCTTCATAATAGCTCTGGTTTTTAGTTTTTTAATGGAACCTATTATTGGAGCTTTGCAGCGCAAGGTGAAATTACCCCGCGGTGTCTCAACAATAATTGCCATGATTATTGTCTTCGGGGGAATCGGTGTCATTTTTACAGTTGTGATCTTGAAACTGGTTGCGGAGTTGGTCCAGCTTTCCGTTTCGCTGCCTGGAATCGCTACGGAATTAAGGGTTTATTTTCAGGATCTGATTGAAAAAGCGACGACTTTTTATGTGAATCTTCCGCCATATGTCACTTCTTCACTTGAGCAGAATATTAACAGTCTCACTGCGAACCTCCAGGGTTTTATCAGTCGGGCTGTCAATTCCATACTGCAGTTTATCTCATTGGTGCCCGGCACTCTCACTGTTATGGTGGTGAGCGGGCTGGCTACTTATTTTTTAGCCCGGGACCGTCATTTGATTGTTCAGCTATTGCTGCGTTTCATTCCGGAACCGTGGGGAGAAAAAGCTGTTAATGTTATGCGGGAGATATCTACGGCTTTTTTGGGTTATTTACGGGCTCAGGCTATTCTTATATCTATAACCACTGTTATCAGTATTACTGGTTTGTACATAATCGGCGCAAAATATGCCTTGACCATGGGGCTTTTGATAGGTTTTTTCGACCTTATTCCTGTTCTCGGACCAGCAACCATTTATCTGCCTTGGCTAGTCTGGTCCTTCGCTGCCGGTGATACCGGTTTTGGAATTAAACTTGCTGTTTTATACGGAATAGTACTATTGGTTAGACAAATTTTTGAAACAAAGATAGTTTCGGCAAGTCTTGGCTTGCATCCTTTAGCAACACTAGTGGCAATGTATGCCGGATTAAAATTAATGGGTGTTTTGGGCTTGATTCTTGGCCCAATCTTACTTATAGGCATACAGGCGACAATTAAATCAGATATTTTGAATATCAAGATAAAATAA
- a CDS encoding 1-deoxy-D-xylulose-5-phosphate reductoisomerase has product MKKIVILGSTGSIGRQTLDVIRNMPGKFRVVGLAAGRNWRLLASQVREFRPEVVVLEREQELKNLRDELACDETPDLAWGRSGLENLAMLPQADIVLVAVAGALGIYPTIAAINAGKDVALANKETLVAAGHLVMELAARKKSALLPVDSEHSAIWQCLNGLEQRAVEKIILTASGGPFRTFSKEEMENVTVDMALFHPNWQMGKKITIDSATMMNKGLEIIEAKWLFGVSYEQIEVVIHPQSIIHSAVEFLDGSVIAQMGMPDMRLPIQYALTYPERQPGCCPRLNLTCLQGLTFEKPDTGRFPSLKLAFEAGKAGGTMPAVFNAANEVAVDSFLKGRISFTTIPFIVAEVMEKHLTVKQPELEEIMEADSWARETGANLIGTFEHA; this is encoded by the coding sequence ATGAAAAAAATTGTTATTCTAGGTAGTACCGGGTCTATAGGCAGACAAACACTTGATGTCATCCGTAATATGCCCGGCAAGTTTAGAGTAGTGGGGTTGGCGGCAGGAAGGAACTGGCGGCTGCTTGCCAGTCAAGTCAGAGAGTTCCGGCCGGAAGTCGTTGTATTGGAAAGGGAACAAGAGCTCAAAAATCTACGAGATGAGCTTGCCTGTGACGAGACCCCGGATTTAGCCTGGGGAAGGTCCGGGCTGGAAAACCTGGCCATGCTGCCGCAAGCTGACATTGTCCTGGTTGCGGTTGCCGGTGCGCTTGGCATATACCCGACTATTGCCGCAATTAACGCCGGTAAGGATGTCGCGCTGGCAAACAAGGAAACATTGGTGGCTGCCGGACACCTGGTTATGGAGCTGGCCGCTAGAAAGAAATCGGCTCTGCTGCCGGTTGACAGCGAGCATTCGGCTATTTGGCAGTGCCTTAATGGGCTAGAGCAAAGGGCGGTTGAAAAAATTATTCTAACTGCTTCGGGAGGACCGTTTCGAACTTTTAGTAAAGAGGAAATGGAAAATGTGACTGTTGATATGGCGCTTTTTCATCCAAACTGGCAAATGGGCAAAAAGATTACCATCGATTCAGCTACTATGATGAACAAAGGGCTTGAGATTATTGAAGCAAAATGGCTTTTTGGGGTAAGCTACGAACAAATAGAAGTTGTTATTCATCCGCAAAGCATCATTCATTCAGCAGTTGAGTTCTTGGACGGGTCAGTTATAGCCCAGATGGGTATGCCGGATATGCGGCTGCCGATACAGTATGCGCTGACCTACCCGGAGCGGCAGCCGGGTTGTTGTCCCAGGCTAAATTTAACTTGTTTGCAGGGGTTGACTTTTGAGAAGCCGGATACTGGGAGGTTTCCTTCGCTAAAACTTGCTTTTGAAGCCGGCAAAGCTGGTGGAACTATGCCTGCGGTGTTCAATGCCGCCAACGAGGTGGCAGTTGATTCTTTTTTGAAAGGAAGGATTTCTTTCACGACAATTCCCTTTATAGTAGCTGAAGTGATGGAAAAGCATTTGACGGTTAAGCAGCCTGAACTGGAGGAAATTATGGAGGCTGATAGTTGGGCCAGGGAAACCGGAGCTAATTTAATTGGAACCTTTGAGCATGCATAA
- the rseP gene encoding RIP metalloprotease RseP, protein MLTFIASVFVFGMLVIFHELGHFSIAKLVGIKVHEFSLGFGPKLFGVPKGETSYNIRALPLGGFVRMAGMDPNEEDFVDDERGFNKKTVGQRVAVIFAGPLMNFILAVVLLAFVFMFQGLPVATTEIKEVVPGSPAEKAGIVAGDKIVAINGEHLEEWEKLVAWISEHPEERITVTISRGGIEQQYDINTYRDENGQGKIGVVSASGYRRMGLIPSIALGFEWTGRITVTILDFIAKMIFGQAPAELGGPVRVVNEIGKAAQVGFFFLLQLSAFLSINLGLFNLFPIPALDGSRILFLAWEKVGGRPVDPVKENFIHLVGLGLLLLLMVIITYNDILQLYVFNQVPGQQ, encoded by the coding sequence TTGCTTACTTTTATCGCTTCTGTATTTGTATTCGGCATGCTGGTTATTTTCCACGAGTTAGGTCATTTTAGCATCGCCAAACTGGTTGGTATAAAGGTGCATGAATTCAGCCTGGGTTTTGGGCCGAAGCTGTTTGGCGTCCCCAAAGGGGAGACTTCCTACAACATACGTGCTTTACCGTTGGGCGGTTTCGTGCGTATGGCCGGGATGGACCCGAACGAGGAAGATTTTGTTGATGATGAGCGCGGCTTTAATAAAAAAACTGTGGGCCAGCGTGTCGCCGTTATCTTTGCCGGCCCGCTGATGAATTTTATACTGGCTGTGGTTTTATTGGCTTTTGTCTTTATGTTTCAAGGTTTACCCGTCGCAACAACCGAGATCAAGGAAGTCGTTCCCGGTTCCCCAGCTGAAAAAGCCGGTATTGTAGCAGGGGATAAAATTGTAGCTATCAATGGAGAACACTTGGAAGAATGGGAAAAACTTGTGGCCTGGATAAGTGAACACCCGGAAGAAAGAATCACCGTGACTATATCGCGGGGTGGTATTGAACAACAGTATGATATAAATACTTATAGAGATGAAAACGGCCAGGGGAAAATTGGCGTTGTGTCGGCATCCGGTTACCGCAGAATGGGCTTGATACCGTCTATAGCGCTGGGATTTGAATGGACCGGCAGGATTACTGTCACTATCCTCGACTTTATCGCTAAAATGATTTTCGGACAAGCGCCGGCGGAACTCGGCGGCCCGGTGCGGGTGGTCAATGAAATCGGTAAAGCTGCGCAGGTAGGTTTTTTCTTCCTTCTTCAGCTATCAGCCTTCTTAAGTATTAACCTGGGCTTATTTAACCTCTTTCCGATCCCGGCATTGGACGGCAGCCGGATTCTCTTTCTAGCCTGGGAAAAGGTAGGCGGCCGGCCGGTAGACCCGGTGAAAGAGAATTTCATTCACCTGGTGGGTCTCGGGCTGCTGCTGTTGTTGATGGTGATTATAACTTATAATGATATTCTCCAGTTATACGTATTTAACCAGGTGCCGGGGCAACAATGA
- the ispG gene encoding flavodoxin-dependent (E)-4-hydroxy-3-methylbut-2-enyl-diphosphate synthase — protein sequence MKRRQTKPVFIGKVQVGGGAPVSVQSMTNTDTRDIPATISQINELAAGGCEIIRVAVPDREAAEALPLILKGISIPLIADIHFDYRLALAAIRAGVDGLRINPGNIGGREKVKEVAAAARERNLPIRIGVNAGSLEKELLERDGGVTAAAMVESALRHIRMLEDLNYTSIKVSLKASDIPLMLDSYRLLAGLTDYPFHIGVTEAGTIRYGTIKSAVGIGILLNEGIGDTIRVSLTGDPRHEVRAGFDILKSLGIRKKGVELISCPTCGRTQIELIKIAEEVEEKLQYLDKPLKVAVMGCVVNGPGEAREADVGIAGGKGVGIIFRKGKVIRKVVEEKLVEELLKEVELL from the coding sequence ATGAAGAGAAGACAGACAAAGCCTGTTTTTATCGGCAAGGTGCAGGTAGGCGGCGGGGCGCCGGTTAGTGTGCAGTCAATGACGAACACCGACACCAGGGATATTCCCGCCACCATTTCTCAGATTAATGAACTGGCTGCCGGAGGTTGCGAAATAATCCGGGTGGCTGTACCTGACCGGGAGGCTGCGGAAGCGTTGCCACTTATTCTAAAAGGGATTAGTATACCGCTTATTGCCGATATTCACTTTGATTACAGGCTGGCGCTGGCAGCAATCAGGGCAGGTGTTGACGGACTCAGGATAAACCCGGGTAATATCGGCGGACGTGAGAAAGTTAAGGAAGTGGCGGCGGCCGCCAGAGAACGTAATTTGCCAATCCGGATTGGGGTAAACGCCGGATCGCTGGAAAAAGAACTGCTTGAGCGGGACGGTGGAGTAACAGCGGCGGCAATGGTGGAAAGCGCCTTGAGACACATCAGAATGCTTGAAGATTTAAATTATACCAGTATTAAGGTGTCTTTAAAAGCCTCAGATATTCCTTTAATGCTGGATTCTTACCGCCTTCTGGCAGGTTTAACGGACTACCCTTTTCACATCGGAGTGACTGAGGCCGGCACCATCCGTTACGGGACAATCAAGTCCGCTGTCGGAATCGGCATATTATTGAACGAAGGAATCGGCGACACTATCAGAGTATCCTTAACCGGGGATCCACGCCACGAAGTAAGGGCCGGTTTTGATATCCTTAAATCGCTGGGTATCCGCAAAAAGGGTGTGGAGTTAATCTCCTGTCCCACTTGCGGACGCACACAAATCGAACTTATAAAGATCGCGGAGGAAGTGGAGGAAAAACTTCAATATCTGGACAAGCCGCTTAAAGTGGCAGTGATGGGCTGCGTGGTTAACGGCCCGGGCGAGGCGAGGGAGGCTGATGTCGGCATTGCCGGCGGTAAAGGAGTGGGAATTATCTTTCGTAAAGGTAAAGTTATCAGGAAAGTAGTTGAAGAAAAGCTTGTCGAAGAATTGTTGAAAGAGGTAGAATTGCTGTAA
- a CDS encoding proline--tRNA ligase: MRTTELFAPTLREVPAEAEIVSHQLLLRAGFIRREAAGVYTYLPLALRVLKKINQIIREEMDRHGGQELQMPIIQSAELWQESGRWDVYGPELFRLKDRHDRDFALGPTHEEIITALVRSEVNSYKQLPLLLYQIQNKYRDERRPRFGLLRGREFIMKDLYSFDRDEQGLQLSYQKMHDAYTQVFRRCGLRFRPVEADSGAIGGSDTHEFMVLADSGEATILFCEKESCGYAANVEKAALTNVLTKTGEDLKQLAEVSTPGAHTVEEVANFLHVSPQKIIKTLLYETEEEVVAALVRGDRDVNEIKLSNALHCLHLKLAGAGTVQDITGARVGFAGPVNLKSVRIIADLEISALVNAVSGANKDDTHLINVNPVRDFTIDIIADIRMVQAGEPCPRCGSTLKEAKGIEVGQIFKLGDKYSKVLGATYLDESGQKKTIIMGCYGIGVSRTMAAAIEQNHDQDGIIWPVAIAPYHVVVVPVSVKDENQAAMAEKVYHRLVEAGIETVIDDRPERAGVKFKDADLIGCPLRITVGAKAVANEQVEVRVRKTGETIMVPVDRVESFVLDQLGKL; this comes from the coding sequence ATGCGAACGACAGAGTTATTTGCGCCTACATTAAGAGAAGTGCCTGCGGAAGCGGAAATAGTCAGCCACCAGCTATTATTGCGGGCCGGTTTTATCCGCCGGGAAGCGGCAGGCGTATACACTTACCTGCCTCTGGCCTTACGTGTGTTAAAAAAGATTAATCAGATAATCCGGGAGGAAATGGACCGCCATGGCGGGCAGGAACTGCAAATGCCGATTATCCAGTCTGCTGAATTGTGGCAGGAGTCAGGCCGCTGGGACGTGTACGGACCCGAACTTTTCCGTTTAAAAGACCGGCATGACCGGGATTTTGCCTTGGGGCCTACACATGAGGAGATAATTACCGCGCTGGTGCGGAGTGAAGTAAACTCATACAAGCAACTCCCGCTTTTACTATACCAGATTCAAAATAAATACCGGGATGAGCGGCGGCCGCGTTTCGGCTTGTTGCGCGGCCGGGAGTTTATCATGAAAGATCTTTATTCATTCGACCGGGATGAGCAAGGCTTGCAATTAAGCTATCAAAAAATGCACGACGCTTACACCCAGGTATTCCGGAGATGCGGGCTGCGCTTCCGGCCTGTGGAAGCTGACTCCGGAGCAATTGGAGGCAGTGATACCCATGAGTTTATGGTACTGGCTGATTCCGGGGAAGCTACCATACTGTTCTGTGAGAAGGAATCATGCGGGTACGCCGCCAACGTGGAGAAGGCTGCGTTAACGAATGTGCTCACAAAAACAGGCGAGGACCTGAAACAACTTGCCGAGGTGTCGACTCCCGGCGCTCATACGGTGGAAGAGGTCGCAAACTTTTTGCATGTGTCGCCGCAAAAGATAATAAAAACCCTGCTTTATGAGACGGAAGAGGAAGTTGTCGCGGCGCTGGTCAGAGGTGACCGGGATGTCAATGAAATTAAGTTGTCAAACGCTTTGCATTGCTTGCATTTGAAGCTGGCCGGGGCGGGCACGGTACAGGACATTACCGGAGCGCGCGTTGGATTTGCCGGGCCGGTTAACCTCAAAAGTGTAAGAATAATTGCGGATTTGGAAATCTCCGCATTAGTCAACGCTGTTTCCGGGGCAAATAAGGATGACACTCATTTAATTAATGTTAACCCGGTTCGTGATTTTACTATTGATATCATTGCTGATATCAGGATGGTGCAGGCTGGTGAGCCTTGTCCCCGGTGCGGTTCGACGCTGAAAGAGGCAAAGGGGATTGAAGTTGGCCAGATTTTTAAACTGGGGGATAAGTACAGCAAAGTTTTAGGAGCCACTTATCTTGACGAGAGCGGCCAAAAAAAGACAATTATAATGGGTTGCTACGGTATTGGCGTTAGCAGGACGATGGCTGCCGCTATAGAGCAGAACCATGACCAAGACGGGATTATCTGGCCGGTTGCCATAGCGCCGTATCATGTTGTTGTCGTGCCGGTAAGCGTCAAGGATGAGAACCAGGCGGCCATGGCGGAAAAAGTTTATCACCGGCTGGTTGAAGCAGGTATAGAAACAGTAATTGATGACCGGCCTGAACGTGCCGGGGTCAAGTTTAAGGACGCTGATCTGATTGGTTGCCCCTTGCGGATTACCGTCGGAGCGAAAGCGGTAGCGAATGAGCAAGTTGAAGTACGGGTGCGTAAAACCGGTGAAACGATTATGGTACCTGTCGATAGGGTGGAAAGTTTTGTTTTAGATCAGTTGGGAAAATTGTAA
- a CDS encoding MGDG synthase family glycosyltransferase, whose amino-acid sequence MLNKILILSVTVGNGHMRAAEAIKKAAGNLYPEIEVSILDTFRYASPFLEKVILGTYMEILKMSPVIYGYLYRQAEKGQPLSGRGKLEFNRILNLLVAPRLVKYIKDFQPEVIVCTHPFPVGIMSYMKKKGIFKGPVFATITDFTIHSFWIFPGVDYYLIGAEQLQPECAAFGIKPDNARATGIPIDPAFERRYDKKEVRKKLGLNPELPAILITGGGLGMGHLESTVKELGESIGDCQLMVVAGTNASLRDRLLNIAPDLSCAVKIYGYVNNIHELMAAADLLIGKPGGLSCAEAMAIGLPVFIIDPLPGQEERNAQFLAGAGAGVRVDERNMAGQVKAYLTDSGRLGLMTRAAAALGKPKSARNAVLIMEKAVAGVSSLTR is encoded by the coding sequence ATGTTAAATAAAATACTGATTTTGTCGGTTACAGTTGGTAACGGGCACATGCGGGCGGCTGAAGCTATTAAGAAAGCAGCCGGTAATCTTTATCCGGAGATAGAGGTATCCATTCTGGATACCTTCCGCTATGCCAGCCCTTTTTTGGAAAAAGTAATCTTGGGCACTTATATGGAAATTCTAAAAATGAGTCCGGTTATATACGGTTACTTGTACCGCCAAGCAGAGAAAGGACAGCCTTTATCAGGACGCGGCAAGCTTGAATTCAACCGGATATTAAACCTCCTGGTAGCGCCCAGACTTGTCAAATATATCAAAGATTTTCAACCGGAAGTTATAGTTTGCACACATCCTTTTCCGGTGGGGATCATGTCTTACATGAAAAAGAAAGGTATATTTAAGGGGCCTGTTTTTGCGACTATTACTGATTTTACCATACATTCTTTTTGGATATTCCCGGGAGTGGATTATTACCTGATTGGCGCTGAGCAACTACAGCCTGAATGTGCGGCGTTCGGGATTAAACCGGATAATGCGCGGGCTACCGGGATACCGATAGATCCCGCCTTTGAAAGGCGATATGACAAGAAAGAAGTAAGAAAAAAGCTTGGGTTGAATCCTGAGCTGCCGGCAATATTAATTACAGGCGGCGGGCTGGGAATGGGACACCTGGAATCTACAGTGAAAGAACTGGGAGAGTCTATTGGTGATTGCCAGTTGATGGTTGTTGCCGGTACGAATGCTTCGCTTAGGGATAGACTGCTAAATATCGCACCTGATCTATCCTGTGCGGTAAAGATTTACGGTTACGTCAACAACATCCACGAGTTAATGGCGGCAGCGGATTTGCTGATTGGCAAGCCGGGTGGTTTGTCTTGCGCGGAAGCCATGGCGATAGGCCTGCCTGTATTTATTATCGATCCGCTGCCGGGACAGGAAGAGAGAAACGCGCAATTCCTGGCAGGGGCGGGGGCAGGAGTGAGAGTCGACGAACGGAATATGGCCGGACAGGTTAAAGCGTACCTGACAGATTCCGGCCGTTTAGGTCTAATGACCCGGGCCGCCGCAGCACTGGGTAAACCTAAATCGGCTAGAAACGCTGTCCTTATTATGGAGAAAGCTGTTGCGGGTGTGAGCAGCCTAACAAGATAG